The nucleotide window GCGAATTCTGGAAAGAGAGCATGGATCTCCTGCGCAGCGCAGAGAAAGCGAATGACACCGCTGGATCAGATCGGGATGATGAGTCCCTTATCTGGAGAAGGCAATCAGTTTTTCCTTGTagcttgtactccctccgttcctgaatataagtctttttagagatttgtatatggactacatacggatgaatatagacatactttagagtgtagattcactcattttgctccatatgtagtccatattagaatctctaaaaagacttataattaggaacggagggagtagtatatttTAACCGTTTGTTTTTGTTGATGTTTGGCGTTTGATAAGTATATATACCTTTCGCCGAGTAGGGGAATTTTGCGGCCACCTACGACAGAGAAGGCTGCTGATATATTGCTAGAGGTACTGCTGGACTGAGGTTACGAAGCTATGCTCAGGTGCTTccttttttgtgttttttggtgcatGGTTTTAATTGCTTCGACTTCGACCTATTCAAGTTAGAATGCTCAGAGTTGCCTCCAGAGTTGCAGCCTTCAAGTTCTTGATTCGGATGCTGCACAGCGACTTATCCCTGGGTTACATGTTCCGCTCAACCTTGCGGTTTATATGCCACTAGCACTGAACATCAACCCTAGGAAATATTTACAGGTGCTGAACGTCTTCCTGCTTTGTTTCATCATCAACTGTTTGCTATGTTATATTCTTGGTATGCTAACACACTTCATTATTGTGTTTCTGTAGGCATTGTTCTCTGCATGCCAAAATGTGGCTAACGAAGCATCTACGTCGTCCAGTGAACAGAAAGAGTTCAATCTGTACAATGAACATATTGATAATCTACATCAATTTTCAGGTAGGATTCTTGCATAGTCCCAATAAAGCAAGGGATATTGCTTTACACAAACTGAAACATTACAATATATGTGACCGTTCAGATGTTGGCTTTCCATCCACATTAAACCACCTAAAGCTAGAAATGATGTGCTGAATTTTTGTCAGTGTACAACTTATCAATTCAGTAGCTCCTGTTAAGGAAAACGTTAAAATTCAACATGTGCACACCACTGAAGCCATTGTCTCGTGGTATCAACATTTTTCTATGCCTAAAGACACTATCGAACATGAGCAGGAGATTATGATGCAGTGATCATCTGCCTTGGGGGCAAAGCTAGCTCACTTCCAGAACTTACAAATAAGTTACCTCTTAGAACCTGCAGAGGAGTTATTGCTGAATTCCAACTGCCATCAGACACAGTGTAAGTTGTTTATGTAAGTTGAGCTTACAGTCATTACAGTACCTACTGGAATTATCTGATGGCCGCATTTCCTCGCAGAGAAAAATATGGCAGCCAAAGTCCTTCAATCTTGTCTGATGCATGGCTGGCATTCCAAGGACCCTGTACCGTTTCTGTCGGGTCAACTTGGCAATGGAAGTCTGACAATCATGATCCAAGTGTATCTGATGAAGAAGCACGTACTGCAACGGAAGAGCTGCTCCCAAAAGCTTCTGCTGTTTATCCAGGAATAAGTAAATGGGATTATGTACGAGCAAGGGCCGGGATAAGAGCCATGCCTCCATTGACAGCCAATGGATCCCTGCCACTGTTGGGTTGTCTAAATGATGTAATAGGCGAGAGAAGCAATTGCGCCTTTTGGCTAGTCGGTGGCCTTGGAGCCAGGGGCCTCCTGTATCATGGATTAGCTGGAAAACTAACTGCCAAAGCTGTGATTTCCAGTGATGAAAACATGATACCTTCTGAATTCACATGCTGGAAGGCGATCAAGGCTTCGCGGTGAATACCGTATCGTGATTCATTCTACCATGCTATCGTAGGATTGGTATCAGGGAGTTGGAGAGACCAGGAGGATTATGTGATACCCTCAGTGCAATTGCTTATATGAAGGGCTGCTGCATCATATCGAAACCTGACACCATCCTTGTGGTCAATCCACAAAGCATGCACGGCAAATAGTCACATATATCGCTATGGATGTCGTGTTGCCATGACCATTTTGATGCCCTCTCAAGGAAGCTTGGTTAAGACGCAGAAACCATGTTTACATCTACTAAACCCTGAACTGCCgaggtaggatttttttttttttgggggggggggggagttgaTTAGAATTGTTTTCCCATTTCTGTACCATCGTGTTTCTGTAAACCTGAGGAGAGATGAGGGTTTATGAGTTTCTGTGTAGGTAGATGTGAGTCACTAGGATATTCTCTTATGCATAGAATTATCCATTCCTTTGTGTTTATGAGATGTTCATTCATTTGAAAAGGTAGAAGAGATTTTGGATGTAGGAGGTGCATTAGTCAGTTTTCATAGTAccccctccgtaaagaaatataagagcgtttatagatcactaaagtagtagTGATCGAAACACTCTTATACTTGTTTAGGGAGGGAAAGTAGCAGTGAGAGAAGCAAGAGGCTCGTGACAAGAGAGACAAAATGTTCATGCAGACGCACCGTTCCCACACTTGTATTAGAGAGATAATGTCAGATAGAGAGCACACGAAAACCTATGCA belongs to Triticum urartu cultivar G1812 chromosome 7, Tu2.1, whole genome shotgun sequence and includes:
- the LOC125520267 gene encoding uncharacterized protein LOC125520267 isoform X2, with amino-acid sequence MPPPHSTQPPSPLPPRPRLLQSLGSCSRRAVTSAASSPSPSPPGWPRPLRYAVLGAGFAGLSVAWHLLKSPKDSRVSVDVYDENGVGGGASGVSGGLLHPYSPKAKLLWRGGEFWKESMDLLRSAEKANDTAGSDRDDESLIWRRGILRPPTTEKAADILLENAQSCLQSCSLQVLDSDAAQRLIPGLHVPLNLAVYMPLALNINPRKYLQALFSACQNVANEASTSSSEQKEFNLYNEHIDNLHQFSGDYDAVIICLGGKASSLPELTNKLPLRTCRGVIAEFQLPSDTVEKYGSQSPSILSDAWLAFQGPCTVSVGSTWQWKSDNHDPSVSDEEARTATEELLPKASAVYPGISKWDYVRARAGIRAMPPLTANGSLPLLGCLNDVIGERSNCAFWLVGGLGARGLLYHGLAGKLTAKAVISSDENMIPSEFTCWKAIKASR
- the LOC125520267 gene encoding uncharacterized protein LOC125520267 isoform X1, with protein sequence MPPPHSTQPPSPLPPRPRLLQSLGSCSRRAVTSAASSPSPSPPGWPRPLRYAVLGAGFAGLSVAWHLLKQSPKDSRVSVDVYDENGVGGGASGVSGGLLHPYSPKAKLLWRGGEFWKESMDLLRSAEKANDTAGSDRDDESLIWRRGILRPPTTEKAADILLENAQSCLQSCSLQVLDSDAAQRLIPGLHVPLNLAVYMPLALNINPRKYLQALFSACQNVANEASTSSSEQKEFNLYNEHIDNLHQFSGDYDAVIICLGGKASSLPELTNKLPLRTCRGVIAEFQLPSDTVEKYGSQSPSILSDAWLAFQGPCTVSVGSTWQWKSDNHDPSVSDEEARTATEELLPKASAVYPGISKWDYVRARAGIRAMPPLTANGSLPLLGCLNDVIGERSNCAFWLVGGLGARGLLYHGLAGKLTAKAVISSDENMIPSEFTCWKAIKASR